gtctcatttttgcGTGTTTCAGTTTGAGAGTTTTGAGGCTTCAGGTGTCTCCATGTTTGTGTTCTCTAATATGAAACGGcttcagacttttaaaaaaatgtgctgaaaatggggcttttaaaaaaaaaatctcacctCGTGTTTGATGTAGCAagtttatataaataaataaaatatcagtatttttagaTCTGAATGTTGAGCTGAATCGTAGATGGTGGATCAGCAGCTGCTGTAGACATCCTGAGGTGGTCTAACCGTCTGGTTCTGGTCTCTGCAGGTCTGGAGGACTCTAACTGTGGTTctggtccctgcaggtctggAGGATTCTAACCGTCTGGTTctggtccctgcaggtctggAGGACTCTAACTGTGGTTctggtccctgcaggtctggAGGACTCTAACCGTCTGGTTCTGGTCTCTGCAGGTCTGGGGGATTCTAATcgtctggttctggttcctgCAGGTCTGGAGGATTCTAACTGTGGTTctggtccctgcaggtctggAGGACTCTAACCGTCTGGTTctggtccctgcaggtctggAGGATTCTAATCGTCTGGTTctggtccctgcaggtctggAGGACTCTAACCGTCTGGTTctggtccctgcaggtctggAGGATTCTAATCGTCTGGTTctggtccctgcaggtctggAGGATTCTAATCGTCTGGTTctggtccctgcaggtctggAGGATTCTAATCGTCTGGTTctggtccctgcaggtctggAGGACTCTGATCCGGTCTGTCCGGAGCTCCGGTCTGCCGTCGTTTAACGCCAACATCCAGCGGCAGCGAGCAGAGATCTGGGTGTTCTGTGACGTTCTGAACGGAGAACAGGTGGGACGACACCTGaaggagcagctgcagctgaaggGGAGGATCAGTCTGACGGTCCGTCACCTGGGAAACATCTTCAGCCTgtagggaggatggaggaaggaaggagggaggatagagggaggaaggagggaggatggagggaggatggaagaaggatggagggaggatggaagaaggatggagggaggatggagggaggatggaaggaggatggaaggaggatggaaggaggatggagggaggaaggaaggagggaggatagagggaggaaggaagaaggatggagggaggatggatggagggagggaggagggaggaaggaaggagggaggatagagggaggatggaagaaggatggagggaggagggagggaggagggaggatggaggaagaatggagggaggatagagggaggatggaaagaggatggagggaggatggaaggaggatggaggaaggaaggagggaggatagagggaggaaggaaggagggaggatagagggaggatggaagaaggatggagggaggatggaagaaggatggagggaggatggaaggaggatggagggaggaaggaaggagggaggatagagggaggaaggaagaaggatggagggaggatggaagaaggatggagggaggatggatggagggagggaggagggaggaaggaaggagggaggatagagggaggatggaagaaggatggagggaggagggagggaggagggaggatggaggaagaatggagggaggatagagggaggatggaaggaggatggaggaaggaaggagggaggatagagggaggaaggaaggagggaggatagagggaggatgGAAGAAgaatggagggaggatggaagaaggatggagggaggatggaagaaggatggagggaggatagagggaggatggaggaaggaaggagggaggatagagggaggaaggaaggagggaggatagagggaggaaggaagaaggatagagggaggatggaagaaggatggagggaggatggaaggaggatggagggaggatggagggaggaaggatggaggatggaggatggatggaagaaGGATGGAGGAATGATGGAGGATGGATAGAGATCTGACAGCTGGTGAAGCTTCATCCTGGTGGTTCTCAGGAGCTTCGGTCTCAACCAGAGACTGAACTCTGTCAGTTTATTTCTGAGTGGACAGAAACTAAACcttcagtcagagataacaggaaTGAAGGAGGTTTGaactttctgcttcagtttAACTCATCATGTGattcttcttctgttcttctgCACTAAATGAAGCAAACACCTGTTTAACCCCtgaagacccaaatatagaaaaaaaatgagcaataaaataaaactaaaacatataaataataacataaaCCCAAAGATGGACGAAAATgagcagaaaggaaaaaattatataaaacatattgaaaaattagcaaaaaataaaaaaaaaaaaaaaaaaaatatatatatatatatatatatatatatatatatatatatatatagttataaCCAAAATGTCtaggaaaacagcaaaaaaataacaaataataatatagaatcccaaatatgcatgaaaatgagcaaaaacaaaaaagaatatatatatatatatatatatatatatatatatatatatatatatatatatatatatatatatatcaaataaCATAAGAATATAAAACTGATGtcgtatttctgcaacagtgggttttaaagAGTTAATGGAGatttaccatggagatctaactccacagcatcagttaccatggagatctagctctacagcatcagttaccatggagatctagctctacagcatcagttaccatggagatctagctctacagcatcagttaccatggagatctaactctacagcatcagttaccatggagatctagctctacagcatcagttaccatggagatctagctctatagcatcagttaccatggagatctagcaggttaaaagggAACCACCTTCCTGTTCCTGTAAACTCTGACTTCAGCCTCTACTTTCCTCATTAACCCTCTAATCTGGCTTCATAGTTgcaggtttgtgttttgttttttttaacatttctttttaatttaaaccGTCCTCTGCTGAAGATGTTCAATCATCTGGAAACCCTCAGATCTGACGGCTGCAGGAGATGAATGTCTGGAGACTCTGAACCCTAAATGTGTCGTCACAGTTTGGACGTTTTAGAGAAGTTTACATCAGAGGAATTCAGAGCAAATAAAAACTCTCCAGGCTGAGATGAAATGCTTCACAGAACTTGGATTTTTAGCGTCGGTGAACAGACCGAAGTAAACCTGAGACGGAGCAGCAacgttattattattgtttatattaatattattgttccTTTATGACACCTGATCAGTACCAGGACTCACATGTAAACACGCTGGATGAGGGAAATGATCGACGTTTTGTAAaatcatttcagtgttttgtacatgaatatattttaaatacattctgtttacattttaatatgAATCTGTATTTAATGAATCTGCTGAATGTTTTTACTCCCCTCTCTGTTTATGAATTTGAAATGAGATGATTGTTTTTCATGCCTGTGTTTTGAatagatgtttgtttttcataagCTCCTGcggtggtgtgtgtttgtgtgtgtgtgtgtgtgtgtagccgtGCATGTCACGAGCAGCCGTGCACGTGGATGCAGACTGCTTGTATAAGAGCTGAATGAATGAGGGCAGCATGAACACCCCCATCTCACTCTCTAACACTCTTTTGTTGCTCTCCTGACAGTTCTGCACTGCATTAAAATCTAGGTTAGCGGAATTGACGTCAGTGCCCTGCCTCCCTGCCCGGCTGGAATCGGTTTTAATCTCTTAAAGCTACGTTTGTCGCTTCTGCTGTCACaagaataaataatgataacaataataataaatagcgGTGTTTTTtagtaacatttaaaaattattcgGCTGCAACACGTTTGATTTATTGTGAAATTTGTGATGAAATTCTAAATAAACACATCTTTAAAACCTCCTCCGGGACGATCACTGTCTGCACGTGCTATACTTAATccaacacagcagcagttttccataaaaatgaaCCTTTTTATGCGAAATTTCGATCATTTTGAACACGACGAAGCGGCTTTATTTTGAAACTCTGACGCATGCGCAGTAGATACCAGTCCCGCTGGAGGATTTCAGACGGCGGAGCCACGAGTGTCTTCATCGTGAAAATACTCGGTGAAATAGCGGAATATCTCGGTTCTGAACAGCAGCCGGGGGTCGTGTGTGCTCCCCGCTCCGTTATGGGTCCCGGTGTTCCCGCTGCTGGAGCTTTTTATCGTtgaaaaagtcaagaaaaggTGAGACGGCGGCCATGAGCTAGGCAGCTAAGCTAGGCGGCTAGGCTAGCGCTGGCATGCATTGTGGTTTCCTGGACGATTCTGTTACTGATTTCTGGTTTTATAGCTCAATTTTTACAACTTCTGGCACTTTTATTGTAAAGATTAACTGTGTGAGTGTTTGATTCAAAGTCTTACTTGGAATTTTAACACCAGAAGCCGAAATATACCTTAAAATACGACTTAGTTCTGTTTTTCCTCATCAGAAGTCCATCTGGAAGTCAACAGATTATAGgtttgtttctatttatttatgtaaaatatgtaatttttaaatgtaggcACGTTACTCACTTTGTTTTAACGTTTTCGGCTCAAACCAATCATTCCTAAATTCTTGATTTTTGGTTAATAAAGGAAGGagtgttttctttagttttcgTTTTCTCAGtcaaaagtccaaaaaaaaacagaaaagcagaaacttTTCAAACTACAGAAGCCACAGTTTTAtagttttagattttatttacagcataaatgatttggattttttttttttaaatactgtcaTGTTAAATTTCTTGAGAGTCTAATGCAGAAATCTAAAATTAAAGTCCAAAATAATTCAGAAAACTGCCgtttttccacaaaaacatttaaaatttagcgtaaaaattaagtttgaagttaaataataaatcattatAACCTTATATTTAATTCATCAACAACAGATACATGGAGAAAACAACTTGTGGAAtaaaaattttatgaaaatgtgtTAATTAAATAACTAATAATTGATGTTTTACATGGTTCTAtatgataaaaataattaataattgcTGATTTTTCACTGTCAGTTGGTCAAAACAACACATACGAGGACATTTACCACCTATTATAAACCAAACTAAGAAAATTAACTACAGAGTATTGGATGTTTTTTAGTTGGAAacttaaataaaagtaaaaacagacagaaattaaGCTGGAAATCCTCCAAAACAAGAAGCTGGAGCTAAACAAGCTTTCATATTTTAGTCGATATTAAAATACCTGCCAGAAAAAGGCTGTACCTAACAGTATATATGCATATTATTATGTTTATAATGACTGCCTCTCAGTTAATATCCTCCAACAAGAGctgaaatttaaaattaaatttttgtttaCGCGCTGAAACCATAAATCCATGAGTTTGTAAAGTAGATTTGcctaaaataaatgtttcagtcatcatttcatgtcatttttctgcACTTATTTGCCAAAGATACGTATAAATGTAATCAAAATACAGACAATcagtgcaataataaataataatctgtatttCTGTTCATCAGAAATCTATGCAATACCACTGATATGTGCagtaatatgtttttttttacgtgtattctggtttatttttgtggttCATTGTCAGGTTTAAGACAATTAATAGTGAAAGACCAACAAATATTCATTCTTTATTATACAAAACTGAAATAAGCCGCAAATTCCAACAGTTGAGACGTTAAAACTAGTTACAgtcaaaaagtaatttttttttgtcatttttaagctaAATTGTCCCAGAATCCtgcatattttgtttaataaatgagAGTATTGTTTGGTTTTCTTGGTCTTATGTGTTACTGAAGGAAATATCTTTGGATTTTAAACTTTAAGACGTTGTCGTGGtcgtttttctgcattttattgcTATTTAGAGACACTTAATGGACTAATAACGGCCTTTTTCTGGCAggtattttaataattaactAAAATATGAAAGTTTGTTTAGCTCCAGCTTCTTGTTTTTAGAATTTCCTGcttaatttctgtcttttttttgtttttatttaggtTTCCAACTAAGAAATATCcaataatctgcagttaatttttttagtttggttcataaaaggtgataaatgtcattgtatttgttgttttgaccaAATGACAGTGAAAAACCAACAATTATTAATTACTTCTATGATATAGAACCAtgtaaaacatcaaatttttatatttaagaAACTGGAAAGGTCATTCTTTATAACTATTACTAGCATTGCAGCTCCATTTTCACCacatttttattagtaattaGTAATAAGTTTTATGctaaatttgatattttttagtggaaaagcTGGAGTTTTGtgaattatttttgattttatttttagatttctgtATTAGACTCTTTATCAGATcaagaaatttaaaatgacagtatttttttaaattcaattcatttatgctgcaaaaaatgtcaaaacctcACATTAACCAACTTTTCTCCCACTATAGCCTCATTTTTCCTCGCTGTAGTCTCATTTTACCTCTCTGTAGCCTCATTTTCCTCATTATAGTCTCATTTTACCTCTCTGTagcctcatttttcctcattatagTCTAATTTTACCTCTCTGTAGTCTCATTTTTCCCCACTGTagcctcatttttcctcactgtagcCTCATTTTTCCCCACTGTAGCCTCATTTTTCCCCACTGTAGCCTCATTTTCCTCATTATAGTCTCATTTTACCTCTCTGTAGCCTCATTTTCCTCATTATAGTCTCATTTTACCTCTCTGTagcctcatttttcctcattatagTCTAATTTTACCTCTCTGTAGTCTCATTTTTCCCCACTGTAGCCTCATTTTTACCTCTCTGTAGCCTCATTTTCCTCATTATAGTCTCATTTTACCTCTCAGTAGCCTCATTTTTCCCCACTGTAGCCTCATTTTTCCCCACTGTAACCTCATTTTTCCCCACTGTAGCCTCATTTTTCCCCACTGTAGCCTCATTTTTCCCCACTGTagcctcatttttcctcactgtagcctcatttttcctcactgtagcCTCATTTTTCCCCACTGTAGCCTAATTTTTCCCCATTGTAGTCTCATTTTGAGTATTTGTGGCTTCAGACAGAGGAAATAATCCTTCCTTTATAACTAAATATTATGGTTTGGTAGCTACAGAGTTAAACAGCAGGCTGCTCACACGgagatgtttttaatttttcatcctGTTGGTTTTTTAGAGGTCGACCGCTTCCTCTGAGACGAAACACGGTGAAGCGAGAACATCATGAAATATTAATCGGCCTTTTATGAGCTGAAGCGTGAAACGGGAACAAAGCAGCCAGAAGCAGAACATTAATTCATCACTAGACAAGGAATCTGAGTTACTTCCTGGGGGAAAccctgagagaaaaaaacatttcctctgttcaGAGAGAAATCAGCCACCAGATTATTATCATTAAATACTGTCGGTTAAATCAGGCCTCATTCAACCTGAGAAGTTTTTTATGGActtttgtttctcagttttcttcactgtggttcatttttcaatatgaagtcttctatggaaacagaacaacatgaagaaaaactcacagatacaagaaacacaattatttgatttattttgccAGGGTTACAGgatcactgtgggttcattttccCTCACTTTGCTCTCATTTTTCCACACTAtggttcatttttctttactgtagCCTCAATTTCCCTCACTTTGGTTCATTGTTCTTCAATGCTGTGCAGATTTTTCCTCACTGGTATCAATTTTTCCTCATTCCTCACTTTGGCCTCATTTATCCTCATCGTAGCTCCATTATTCCTCATCGTAGCCTCGTTATTCCTCACCGTAGCCTCGTTATTCCTCACCGTAGTCtcgtttttcctcactgtagtcTCGTTTTTCCTCACCGTAGTCTCGTTATTCCTCACCGTAGTCTCGTTTTTCCTCATCGTAGCCTCATTATTCCTCATTGTAGCCTCATTATTCCTCATCGTAGCCTCATTATTCCTCATTTTTCACAGAACTGATCAGCCTCACACCAGCGAACATCGTGTTTTGAATACAGCAGCTGTCAGAAATAAATCCAATATGGAAACGCCAGAAATGGGAGAAagcaaaataagacaataataaaaccaaagtgatacatttaaaattaatttaaaagatGGTGTTAATTATAATCTAGCAACAATAATAACCTAATAATTAAGTTATAATAACGTAGAATAAATCATAAACTACcttcatttttaattagtttcgtCTCctctggaaacactgcctgcatttCAACCAATTTTTATCACTTcactgttgatcacagctgagtccaTCATGGCTTCACGGTTTCACTGAAGAGTTCAGAATTTATtgtcttttacagaatctgctcactgcaaacggtttatttttggaaaatttttaagAGTTATATCTgtagaataaagtcattttgataaaatgtcaccattttaagctcagatttggagAATTTTCCTGACAAATCAGCAGctcacacaaaaaacactgctgagaagttgaaaatctgacagaaatctaaaaaaaattgtgtaattttggtggtttatgttgttttaattttttaattttagtcacattttaattgtttttatcgatttttgagccatttcatGAACGTAATCAGTCGTTCCGAACAAATTTAGTCGTTCTCGAGACTAACTGTTAGAAAATATGGACAAACAAATTTCAAACTTTTTAAAGTTATCTTgaaatgttttgagtcatttggaacaatttttttttttttttttttttttttaatagaaattttggacaagttttgattCATTTCAGACAAATCCAGACACAGTAAAcatattaaagatgaataaagagATACTGATGGAATAGTTGGATTTTAAGTTCTGATTTGGAAACTTCaaagttgtctaaaatgacttagaaCAGTCCGCaaataatgtccaaaatgtgttcCTAATTACTGTTTACCTGCATCATAGAAGAAGTTCCGTAACCCAATGAAGATAAAGAAGAACCAAACAGCAGAACATGAACACTTGAAGGTTTAACGAGAAGTTTACACTCAGAGATGTTCcgtaataaaaacataatttccagaatgaatcagaaacttcacaaaatctttaaaaaaatcatccagaATGCCCAAAATAATCACCAGAtgtttggtttagtttacaGATGTTGGTATTTTATGGACAGATGAGGTTAAACTGTGACTTCCTGTCGTCTCcaggtccagatgttggtgtttTATAGATAGATGATGTTAAACTGTGACTTCTGTCGTGTCCAGGTCCAGATGTGGCCGCCACCTCTGCTCAGACTCCTGTTCATGAACGGCGAGGACTCTTGGATTGGTCGACGGCGGCTCGGCCTGGAGGGATGACAGACATGGAGGCCGGAGAGACTCGTTCACTCAGACGACACTCTGCACCATAGAGGCCCTCAGGACTACAGACAAgccatttttgtagtttttgttttgttttttttttttactgtttttgtgtcagttaTCGCCAAGCCATAGCCGCCAGGATGAGCTCAGAGGGCTTCCAGTACCGAGCGCTGTACGATTATAAGAAGGAGCGCGAGGAGGACATCGACCTGCACGTGGGCGACATGCTGCTGGTCAGTAAAGGAGCTCTGCTGGCGCTGGGCTGCAGCTCCGGAGCCGAAGAGCGACCATCAGAGATCGGATGGCTGCCAGGCTTCAACGAGACCACACAGGTACCAACCAAGGTGGAGAGTTAGTCCTCAGCAGGTCATAGGAGGGTTGGACCTCAGCAGGTCATaggagggttagggttggacCTCAGCAGGTCATAAGAGGGTTGGACCTCAGCAGGTCATaagagggttagggttggacCTCAGTAGGTCATAGGAAGGTTAGGGTTGGACCTCAGTAGGTCATAGGAAGGTTAGGGTTGGA
Above is a genomic segment from Amphiprion ocellaris isolate individual 3 ecotype Okinawa chromosome 6, ASM2253959v1, whole genome shotgun sequence containing:
- the zgc:101664 gene encoding shieldin complex subunit 3 isoform X1, which encodes MEDVVLHYRSGSAEGLQTLLETSEKLLELFPCRPPPVFTCWFPAAADRLPIRPVKPAPVITSSDASISKPLLGNQSESRTADGVSEEQTSPVRRSWSVFRQTEVLLQSSQSMSRRFLHMVSLHKLHLRQRAKWVIREKNWETRDIEQVWRTLTVWFWSLQVWRILIVWFWSLQVWRTLTVWFWSLQVWRILIVWFWSLQVWRILIVWFWSLQVWRILIVWFWSLQVWRTLIRSVRSSGLPSFNANIQRQRAEIWVFCDVLNGEQVGRHLKEQLQLKGRISLTVRHLGNIFSL